The Rhododendron vialii isolate Sample 1 chromosome 8a, ASM3025357v1 genome has a window encoding:
- the LOC131298644 gene encoding uncharacterized protein LOC131298644 yields the protein MVGTRNGNGGNNNNSGGNNNNGDTNQNIAAALENVAQILHNLAANPRGPQPRAAPDRTHLFSEFRKQRPPTFQGTPDPHVPDGWIRQIKKMLDTMGVRQGADQVALATYQLEGEADYWWEATKNTVDLATITWTQFEEIFLEKYFPTPIKDQMAQEFLALRQGTMTMTQYMARFEELSRHAPMYVPTDAAKARKFEWGLEGPLRGKVVGLELPTFSRVVRATLINERELNDSRRSLNQKKATQMGGPIHNNNQGFIAPKPYTQNNPRPQQHNQPWKNPNPNLIPVQPRGQYPPQNQTRKCFNCNQEGYFKNQCPQLVGSGSSGYGGSQQTTATADYWKPQQGGQNQPRVGWNQSQQQPRPFQNARAGKGPVGPKQAVGGRVFALQGEDEVYDQVVIQETEHLGSMMRVTSPLGGHISVGLVCRSCEIEVSGLRIICDLRVLDMVDFDVILGMDWLSAHRAVIDCHQKIVTAYSLDGTCFRFKGDRQDPTSETTP from the exons ATGGTGGGGACACGAAATGGTAACGGCGGTAATAATAACAACTCGGGTGGaaacaacaacaatggggaCACAAATCAGAACATCGCGGCCGCCCTAGAGAACGTGGCCCAGATACTCCATAATCTTGCCGCTAATCCGCGAGGACCTCAGCCTCGAGCAGCCCCAGACCGTACTCATCTATTTTCTGAATTTAGAAAACAGAGGCCTCCAACCTTTCAAGGGACACCTGACCCTCATGTTCCCGATGGATGGATCCGTCAGATCAAGAAGATGTTGGACACCATGGGAGTCCGACAAGGTGCTGACCAGGTGGCTTTGGCCACGTATCAATTGGAAGGGGAAGCTGACTATTGGTGGGAGGCTACCAAGAATACTGTGGATCTTGCCACAATCACATGGACTCAATTCGAGGAGATCTTTTTGGAGAAGTATTTCCCTACACCAATTAAGGACCAGATGGCACAGGAGTTTCTAGCACTTAGACAAGGAACAATGACAATGACACAGTACATGGCACGGTTTGAGGAGCTATCACGACATGCACCGATGTATGTCCCTACTGATGCCGCTAAGGCAAGAAAGTTTGAGTGGGGGTTAGAGGGCCCTCTTCGGGGAAAAGTCGTTGGGTTAGAGCTTCCAACCTTCTCTCGAGTGGTGAGGGCCACTTTGATCAATGAAAGGGAACTTAACGACTCTCGTAGAAGTTTGAATCAGAAGAAGGCTACTCAAATGGGAGGACCAATCCATAACAACAACCAAGGTTTCATTGCACCAAAACCGTACACACAGAACAATCCCCGCCCACAACAACACAACCAACCTTGGAAAAACCCCAACCCAAACCTGATTCCAGTCCAACCTCGAGGACAATACCCTCCACAGAATCAGACCCGCAAATGCTTCAACTGCAACCAAGAAGGGTATTTCAAGAATCAATGCCCACAGCTTGTGGGATCCGGAAGCTCTGGGTATGGAGGGTCGCAACAAACTACAGCCACGGCAGATTATTGGAAGCCGCAACAGGGAGGCCAGAATCAACCACGTGTTGGTTGGAATCAATCACAGCAGCAGCCTCGGCCATTTCAAAATGCTAGAGCTGGAAAAGGGCCAGTTGGGCCAAAACAAGCTGTGGGAGGGAGAGTCTTTGCACTCCAGGGGGAAGATGAGGTGTATGATCAGGTAGTGATACAAG AAACTGAACACCTAGGATCAATGATGCGTGTCACCTCACCGTTAGGAGGACACATTTCAGTGGGTCTAGTTTGTAGATCTTGTGAAATAGAAGTGTCGGGTCTGCGTATAATTTGTGACCTCCGAGTCCTTGATATGGTTGACTTTGATGTaatcttgggaatggattggctatccgCCCATCGCGCTGTAATCGATTGTCATCAGAAGATAGTGACGGCTTATTCTCTGGACGGGACGTGTTTccgatttaagggggatagacaagaTCCTACCTCTGAGACGACCCCATGA